The sequence below is a genomic window from Methanocalculus natronophilus.
TCTTTGTCCTTGAAGAGCCGGCACATCCGATCGGCACACCCTTTCCCGGCGGGTTCAGGGTTCAGCTGAGAGGCGGTGTCGTCTGCTGCCCGGTAAAAGAGAAGGAGGGGGATGTGCCGTATGCACTCTGCCGGTTCTGCCCCTCAAAGCAGGCATAGGCGTAAAACCACCCGCCAGGAAGCCCTGCTGCCGGTAACCCTTTTGAAAACAAGCTGACACTCAGGCGCTGCAGGAGTCGATCATGCCGAGGAGGACAACAAGCCGCTCACCGTCGAGCTGCGCTTCAGCAACAATACAGGCGATCATCCTGTTCTCCCTAAAAAGCAGGACTACATCGTCAATCCCGGTCAGTGAGGAGACAAGAAGCAGGAGCTTCCCTCTCTCTGTCAGGTGCCGGGGAGCTGCTGCCAGGAACCGGGTGATCGTCTCCCTGCCGTCACTGCCACCGTCAAGGGCATATTCAAGCCAGTCGTCGATGCGATCGGATTCTTCAGTCGGGAGGTATGGGGGGTTACAGAGGATCAGATCAAACCTCCCGCAGATACCATCAAAGAGATCGCATCTGACAGCTGCCACACCCCGTTGAAAGGCAGAGCGTACAGCATGGGGATTGATATCTGTTGCAACAACAAGGCCTGCATGCCCTGCCAGTCCCTCTGAGACCTCGCCGCTGCCGCACCCGATCTCAAGAACGGTATCGCCTGGAGCGAGAACCCGGAGTGCTGCTTCTTTGAGCAGAACGGTATCTTCTGCCGGCGCATAGACCTCTGGATGGATCGGGTGCATGCTACCTCTTCATACCAGCTGAAAGAGTATTTGCAAGTTCGATAAACTGCTGGAGCGAGAGGTTCTCGGGCCGTGCCGAGAGGGTCGCTTCATCAAGACTGTCGATCAGGGCAGTGATCTGATCCTCGCCAAAGATGCCTTTGCCACTCTTCAGGCAGTTTCTTACTTTTTTTCTCCTGTGGGAAAAGAGTGTCCTGACAAGGAGTGAAAACGTCTGCTTGTCAGCAATTGGAACAGGCGGATCAATTGGAGTGAGGCGGACAACCATTGACCAGACCTCTGGCGAGGGCCAGAAGGCACGCGGCGATATCTCCATAAGAGGCTTGACTTTTGCATGTGCCTGCACCATCACCGAGAGACGGCTTGCATCAGCTGTACCTGCTGGAACCATCATCTTGCGTGCATACTCCCACTGGTACATCAGAACCGCCACTTCAAAGCCCGTCTCAAGAAGACGGAAGGTGATCGGAGATGAGGCAGAATAGGGGAGATTGGCAATGACAATCTCAAACGATGGCAGCGGGCAGCTGACGGCATCACCATGAATGATCTCAAGCTGCCCGGCTTCTATCTCCTGGCAAAACTCGTCTTTCAGTGCGAGAACCAGTTCAGAATCGATCTCAACAGCGATGACGGTTGCACCACGGTCAAGGAGTGCGCGGGTAAGCACCCCCCGCCCGGGTCCTATCTCAAGAACCCGTCTGCCATCAACCGGAAGAGCTCCTGCGATCCGGTCAACAACAGAGGGATCAATGAGAAAGTGCTGATCGTACCTGGCTCTCATCGTGATGTGAAGAGATGGTATTTCACATCCGGATCCATGATCTCCTCAAGAATCCGCTCAACTATCATCCGTTCAGGGTGAGGAAGCGCCTTAATCCTGGTGCGGATATCCTCAAAACTCTCAAAGGGTTTCCTGTGGCGTGCCTCAAGCACCTCGGAGAGGATCTTCTTCCCGATACCCGGAAGCAGATGGAGCATGTGTTGTTTCAGGCTTATTGGAACGGATTTATTAAAAAATTCCACAAACCGCGGTTCATTCTGTTTGACGATCTGCTCAATGGCATACGGGAGTTCAAGTTTTGCATTTGTGGTCAGCTCTTCGTAGCGGAGCCGCCGCTTCACGCGTTCAACTTTGGGCCGCTCACCATCTCCGATATAGAGCAGCTCATAGATCTCAATATCCGCAGTCTTTGGAATAATCTCAAGCAGTTTGAACTGGTCAACACCGACTGCCTGGATAAGTGGTTCGCGTTTAATTATCGGGCGTGGATCGTCTGGACGGCCGTGCTGCAGTACATCAATCGCTAGCGCTTGACTCTCTTTCTTCTCCGCTCTCATACCAATAACCTCAGCTATGATCTGCAACCAGATCGAGGATCGCATCAAGTTCTTCAGGTGTCAGGGTGAAGCGTTCCTTGGCATAGATTGCCCGGAGCTCGTCCCTGTTCCGTGGCATCAGATTGACGATCCTGTATGCAATATCCGGTTTCATCTTCTCCAGTTCAAGCAGTGCATCAAGAAGGGTTCGTGAAGCATCAGGAGAGAGCTTTGTAAGGTGATTGACATGTTCAATGCTCTTCCTCAGCTCGTAGGACATCTCTTTTCCAGATTCGAGACGCTCAGCCTCAATGGCGAGAAGCGACTCGCGAAGTTCCGGAAGGGTAACCCTTTCCTCGCTAATAAATGCTTTTACTTTCATGTCAATCACCAGAATAAATGAATTAATATTTCTGTGCTTTTAGATGTTGTGGTCGTGCGATGACTGTCTTCGTCGCATTCCCGTCTTTGACCTCTAAGACCCATGACCGGCCGCGTGATCCGATGATCGTGCCGGTCTTTCCATGGAACCTGCGGTGGGGCATACCCTTCTGGATACTCGGTTCGACAACCAGATGAACCTTCTGCCCTTTTTCAAAGTCCTGGATGACCGAGGTTACTGGTGGAAGGCCACGTTTTCTGAGTGCTTTCTTAAACTTGTATCGAGTCTTCTTCCGTGGGCCGTTATGTAGTGCCATCTTTACTCTTCTCCATTCTCCGGCATACCTTCGACAGCAATGACATCGAGTGTCAGAACTGTTGCAGGGATACCGAGGATCTCTGATAGACTGGGATTCGTCCTGCCATTATCCCCTGATACCAGTTCCTTGATGTAGAGTCCCGCTTCCCCGATCACCTCGATCAGGTACCGGTCATCCTCGACACCAAGACACCGGATACCAACAACCATACGCTCCCTTATACGATCTGCTCTCCTATGTGAAACGCGTTGCGGGGTGCGTTGACTGATTACTGCCCCATTCAGGGCTTCAAGAGCTTTTTTGACCGTTTTTGGGGAGGTATGACCCTCGATATCGACCAGAATCCTGTATGTTTTATGCGCTTTGTGCGATTTAAGGGTTTCCACCTCCCTCCTGCCACTCCACCGTGTGAGCGTAACCGTGACACGACCGCAAGCCGCAGTATTGATCGCAGACTCAAGGTCACCCAGATCAATCTGCCTCTTCCGCGGAGCAGGAATCTCCATGATAAAGGGACGGCCCGATCCGACCATGAGCGCATCGATATCCTCACGTCCGGCGCCGTGGAGGATTGCGCCTGCTGCCTGGAAGAGCCCGATTGCAGGTGTTCCGATCAGCTCCTCAACCGAATCCGGGTACTGCTTTCCTAAACCGCCGCATTCCGGACAGCCTGCGCCACGGCATGAGCGGCAGTCCCAGTGTGTCTGGGGGATGCCCCGCTCAAGTTTCCTGTACCTGCCATGGAAAAAGACGGGTGCTATCTGAACTTCGACTTTTTCCTCAGCGATATTCAGGATCACAGTCACCTCGGGATTCTTTGGGTCACCAGTCTTCCCGGTGAGCGCGGCAACGGCTTTTCCCACCTCCCTGTTCATCTCGGATTTCAGGGGTTCAGGGTCACCAAGCGAGAAGTCGCTCCAGAGCATCTCTTCAGACTCAGCCATCATCGGGGGAACCCGGGTTCCTATCACAAATGTATCATGCTCAATCCCATCAAGGGCATCTGCCACACGCGCTGCCCAGGAGTCGATCCGGGTGAAGAGATCTGAACAGACAAAACATGTCCCTCTTTCATAGCCGGTAAAGCGGATGTGTGCATCCAGGGCATGGGCAACCCTGAGGGCGTGGCCGCGTTCTGCATTTGAGAGGCCAAAGGATCGCCGTGCAAAGAGACGGCCAAGGCAGTGATCGCAGATCGGGCCGCTCTCAAGGATTGAACCGACAAGAGGAAGGAGTGACATCATGCATCCCTCCGATCAGCTTCATTGAGAAAGATGGTGATGGTGTGATCCCCATGGAGGATCTTGTTGCCAACCGAGATGCGTGGAAGGTCTGCTATCAGCTCCTCTTCGGCGTCAGTGAAGTTCAGGTGGTCAGAGAGGAGGAGGTTCCCGGGGAGGGTTTCAAGGGACCGGATATCAGTTCCTCCTTCGTCAAGGACAGCAAACGGATAGTCGGCAAGCAGCCGCAGAAGACCTCCGCACCGGATGAATACACCCGGAGACGTCTCCCTGAAGTCGTCACCGCATGGTTGTGCAAGCGCCTTTTTGATCAGGGCTCCCGCACTTCGCTCATCAGGGTTCAGTGACCGGATCGTCTCACCCTTCAGGAGAATGGTCCGCTCGCCATCTTCCAGGCTCTCATCCCGGCTCACCGGGGAGTCACCGGCCGCTGCTGCGCCTTTCAGGATCAGAAAACATTCGACATCCCTCCTGAGCCCGTGGGAGAGGAAGAAGGAGGCATTCACACACCGGCAGAGAACATCCATCCGTCCGGCGCTCCCGGGCATATCATTGAGCGGGAATCCGGGGTCGGTGACGGCACGATGGCCAATAACAGCAAATCGTTTCATATACATCTCCATTATGGCTTCCCAGCGGGTATCTCGAGCCCTGGAACCGGGAAAAAGTACTATACAACTAGGAACCGCTGCCACAATAAACCTGCGTCTGGCAGCTGATGAGAGAACCTATGCCCGTTGCCAGGCAAAACAAGCGGTTTGAATACCCTGTTTGCGTAATCACTCTCTGTATGATTCTTCTCCATAGTTCTGAAGGTCATTCCTATCCAAAGACTATCATACTACACAAATGGCCTCAAATCGCAATTATATGACTAATTTTAATAATAAAAAAATACTATATTTTGACATCCATATCTATGACTTCAGCTGCTGTCCTTACGATCATTGGCGGTAGAAGACCCAAGAGACAAGTCTCGTGGTACCTTGGAGAAGGGCCGCTCGTATTTGCGTATCAGATTAAACCCCCACCGCCCCTGACCCGTCCGCAAATGCTTCGCAAGGGAGTTTGAGCCGGGTTGCCGCAGATGCTGGCGCGGGAGGGGCGGGAATACTCCGGGGGCAGCCAGAGGAGATATGCCCCGATTCTACGAATCGTCCTGACGGATTGCTCTTTCGAGCAAGGGCTTATCACCTCTGTCCGCCTTATCCCCATCGCCTGACCCCGCCCCCCTATACCCGCGCCGCACCTGCTTCACTCACTCCCAAATGTTTCCGGTTGCTGCAATCAGGATCTCTTCCCCGGGATCGTTTCCCACGCTCCGAAGAATTCAGGAAAACCCTCATGATCAGCGAAGAGCCAGAATTTTGGAGAAGAGTCAAAAGAACAGAAGTAAATGGAGAAGAGAACAGAAGTAAGTGGAGAAGACAAGAGAAGTAAGAGAAGTAAGAGGAGAGCCCAGAATGAGCAGATATCATCCAGGCGATGTCGTCCTTGTTCCATTCCCCTTTGATCATGGAGAGGATCGGAAAGTCAGGCCGGCAATTGTGTTGTCAGTAGAATCAGGAGACGTCGTCCTGGCTCCCTGCACCCGGCAGATGGTTGTTGGAGATACCGGATCAGTCGCAATAGGGCTCGACGACTTTCTGGAAGGCGGCCTCGATCTCTTTGACGGGAGTTTTGTCCTGGCTGGCAGGAGAAGAACCCTCCCGGCAAGGACCATCATTGCACGAAAAGGCAGGCTGACAGACGAGAGCTTCAAAGAGATCCTGGTTCGTGCCAACCTATACTAAACAGGAGAGAAAAAGCTGGCAGGACCAAGGCAAAAACGAGGGGAGAACGGGACCGAGCAGGAGAGAGACAGGCAAAAAAACTACGGCAACTTGTCGCCGCCGAACTGCTTCATCATCCGGTTCATCGAGAAGCGTCCTCCGCCTTTGAATCCTTTCAATGCACGCTGCATAACCTTGTAATATTTGATCAGCTCCCGGACATCATCGAGGGTCGAGCCCGAGCCATGGGCAATACGCTGTGCACGCTGGGTATTGATCAGTGATGGATCTGTCATCTCCGCATCGGTCATTGAGTCCATCATAATGCGGTAGCGTTGCATCTTGACAGAGGTGACATCGTAGACCTCGCTTGGGACATTCATATTGCCAAGCGGCAGCATCGAAAGCACCTGCTTGAGGGGGCCCATCTTATTGAGGGCTTCAAGCTGCTGGTACATGTCTTTCAGGGTAAACTTGCCCCTGAGCATCGCGTTGACATCGACATCTGTGTCCATCACATCCTCGGCACGCTCGGCAAGGGCTCGTAAATCACCCATACCGAGCATCCGTGAGATGAAGCCATCCGGGTCGAACCGCTCAAGATCATCGATCGTCTCACCTGATCCGATGAAGACAATCCCGGAATGGGTCTCAGAGATCGCCGAGAGCGCACCACCACCTTTTGCGGTACCATCCATCTTCGTGACGATGACACCGTCGATTCCGATAGCGTCATGGAACCGCTTTGCCTGGTCACGGGCGGCCTGGCCGAGCGCAGCATCGATGACGAGCCAGCGGTGATCAGGTTCTGCCAGCTCGTTGATCTGCATGATCTCATCGATCAGATCATCCTCAAGTGCATGCCGCCCGGCGGTATCGATGATGATGATCTCACGATCACGGAGAGCATCAAGACCTTCCCTCGCAAGCTTCACCGCATCCTTCTCGGCAGGATCACCATGGACCGGGACATTCATCTTCTGGCAGAGCGTCTGGAGCTGGACAAAGGCACCCGGCCTGAAGTTGTCGCAACAGATCGCGCCAACCTTCAGCCCCTTTCTCTGGAGGTACCGGCAGAGTTTTGCTGTTGTTGTCGTCTTGCCTGATCCCTGAAGACCCGCCATCAGGATTGTCTGGGGCTTCAGGGAGAGTTCTGTCTCAGGACCCATCAGTGCAACCAGTTCCTGGTAGACGATCCTGAGCACATGATCCTTCACCCCCATTCCTTTTGGCGGATCTTCATCAAGTGCGCGCTTCTTTATCGACTGGGAGAGCTGCATCACGAGTTTGACATTGACATCAGCCTGGATGAGTGCCCGCTGAAGATCCCGTATGAGCTCTTCAACAGCAGCACGATCCACTACAGCTTTCCCGGCGAGTTTTTTCACCGCATCTTTGAGGGATCCTGACAGGGAGTCAAGCATCAGGCATCATCTCCCATAATCTCGTTAATAATGAGGTCAGGTGTAAACAAAACGATATCTGCATACTCCTGGCCGACACCGAGGAAGAGGAGCGGTTTGCCGATGGTATAGGCAATTGAGATGGCAGAACCGCCTTTTGGATCCATATCCGCCTTCGTCAGGATAACGCCATCAGCCCCGACAGTCCGTTCAAATTCTGCAGCCCTGACAACAGCATCGTTGCCTGCGGTTGCCTCGTCGACATAGAGGATCAGATCTGGCTGTATCACACGCCGGATCTTATCGAGCTGGCTCATCAGGTTTGCCCGGTTATGAAACCGCCCTGCCGTATCAGCAAGCACCACATCAGCCTTATGAGCCCGTGCATATTCAACTGTATCATAGAGGACTGCAGATGGGTCAGCTCCTTCCTGGTGATGGATCAGGCGGACACCCAGCCGCTCTGCATGAACACTGATCTGCTCAATCGCACCGGCACGGTACGTATCTCCTGCCCCGATAACAACAGAAAAACCCTCTTTCTTCAGGAAATCAGCAACCTTTGCAATGGTCGTGGTTTTTCCGGTTCCATTGACACCTGTGAAGAGGATCTTCACCGGGCGGGGCTGTGATCGGATATAGGATGGCAGATCAAATCCGTCTCCAAGCACCTCACGGAGCGCGTCCCTGAGTGTATCATTCACAAGCCCGGCTGGATCCTGCCGTATTTTCCGGTGTTTTCCCAGAAGCGAACTCCGCATATGGGAGATAATGGCGTCTGTCACGGGAAGGGCGACATCGGACTCAAGCAGGATCATCTCAAGTTCAAAGAGCGGCTCCTCAAGATCCTTCTCTGTCAGGATGAATTCACGCTCTGTGACAAGCGTTGCGAATTTTTTAAAAAAGCCTGCCTTCTCAACCTTTTTATCAGCATCAGATGCCCATTTCTGAGCCGGTGGCTGCGCCTGGCTATCTGCCGTCACTGCCTCGCCTGCAGTCTCTCCGTGAGATGAAGCAACAGGAGCCTCGATGGCAGTGGCTGTATCTGGATCATCCTGGGGGGAGGAGTCCGGGGCTGCCTGAATATTTTCCTCAATAGAGAGGCCGATCTTCGCGCGGACATCCCGCAGCTTCGTCTTCAGGCCTTCAAACATGCTTCTTTGTTCAGCTCCGGCCAGAAGACTGGCCCATGCCAGCCTGGTACAGCTGCTCAAGGCGCCTTCCAACCTCTTCAGCCTGCGCCTGGAGTTTCTGGATCGTCTCTGCGAGACGCTTTCCCTGGGCTTCCATCTCAACAATCCGCTCTGTCAGATAGGAGACAGTCTCCTCATTGGTCTTCTCAACAGAAACATCAGCACCGATTGCAACAATACAGGTATCGGGATCGAGAATTTTTGCACGGACTGCTGCACCACCGCCAATCGGGAGGAGGCATACCGCATCAGTTGTGCCGGCAAGCCCCCTGAGGGTCTCAATTGAGGTGTTCATATCCATCCGTGCATTATCGATGAGCTGAAACTGTCGGGAGAAGGCTTCAATCTGCTGATTGTACTCGTTCAGGTACATCTGAAGCGTCTGAAACTCCTGTTCAGGTGTCCGGGCACTGGTATTATTCGCCATTGACCTTCTCTACGCTCTCAATTTTGATTAATCTTCTCTCGAGACGGTGTTTGCTTCCCATCAGGGTATAAATCCGTTCTCTTGCCTGTGCTTCGTTCGGTGCCTCGATCACCTTGATGTATGGTTTCCATGCATCACCGATCTTCATCGTACCGCGTACTTCAAATTCTGCTAACTCCATTCAGCTCACCGTAATAATCCAAAGACGTCTTCCATACGTCCAAGCTCAAAACCTGTTGTGGTACCGCCTGCAACAAATCCTTTTGAGTTGGCAAGGACACCTGTTCCAACCAGATTTGAACCCATATTGACAGATCCACACCCGACCGGAAGCGAGGTGAGTGCCTCGACCCGCTCGATCTCCTGCCGGGTTGCCCGTGGAGAGAGAAGAACGCCTTTGTTTGTCGCAGCAGCTGCCATCCCGACTGTCGGGATACCGGCAACCTGCATCCGCTCAACCACGACATTGAGAAAATCCCTGATCTGGTCAGTTATTCTAGCAGGCATCTCGGGATGAACAAGCGCAAACTCGTCATTTACCAGGATACAGTTGCCAGCGGCGTTCATCGTCTCTTCCAGAAGCATCACTTCCCCGTACTCCTCCAGCTTCCCGCGCTCCTCCCGGGATATCAGGCCTGAAGCGATCATTCCGCGGCTGTTGCCGGTGAGGAGTGAGCCGATGATGGATGACCCCTGCAGGGACATCCGCACGATCTCAACATCCAGGCTCTCCGTAACAGCGTCAGCAAAGGCATCGGAGACTGTTGCGGGAAGGACGGCAAACTCCTCAAATGCCCGGCAATAGACCCCGATATTCGGATCGCCATTGAGGGACAGGGTATGCTTCATCTCATTCTCCGGCAAGTTCTGCCTGAACCTGACCATCCGAGAAGCGCATCGCACGGATACGGATCTTTGACGGGGGCTTCTGGCCACCGCGCTCCCATACCTTCTCGTTGATGCTCCGGTCAAGTTTGACGTCGTCGCTTTTCATATGCTTTTCAAGATATTTGCGAATATCCTTCATTGCAATCTTGGAACGCTTCCATTTAGGGGCGCGTTTTGTGTCCCGGAGCGGGATGATATAGATCTGCTCCTTCTCTGCTTCTACCATTGCTCACACCTTCAGAGTGCTGCGCCTCCAGTTGCGCCGCTTTGGATGCGATACAACCGCACGCTTTGTTTTTATCATAACCCAGGACGGAACCCTCCGGTTCTGCCGGGTGGCTTTTGCCATACGAATCTTTCGACCCTTTGTCAGTTTGCTCATGAATTACTCACCAACCTGATCTCTCAATTGTGTTGCCGGTTACCAGCGACTGTGTATGGTTCACCGGAAAGATCCCGGACCAGTCAATACCACGCCTGGTCATCTCGTCGCGGATCTCGTGTTCATAATCACCATTTGGGATCGTCGATGTCTCACCATATATGACGGTGAACATCCGGCCGACCAGGCGATCGATCTCGCGCCTCCCATATCCAAGAAGGGGGCGTACGTAGGAGACCCCCAACCTGTCTTCAAAGCTCTGCACCTCAGCCGGGCCAAGCATAGGCACCCGGTCTAGAAACCGGGTACCATCGGCGACCACCTCATATTCCTGTGCAAGCGCACAGAGCGACCGTCGGTGGATCTCATTGATGGCCTCGTTTGGATACCCACACCGATTGAGTATCCCGATGACCTCATCAATGAAACCGGACGCAAAGGTTTGTTTTCTCCAGGGCAGACCCAGAGCCTCTGCCGCCGCCGCGACCTGTGGAACCTCCCGATGGGAATCAAAGACGAACGTGTTCAGCTCTACCGAATAATCCCGCGACAGCAGGACGGCAGCAAGAGAACTATCCTTGCCGCCACTGTAGAGCAGACCAGCCTTCATCCTACCCTTCGGATTTTAAAGTCCTTTTTCTGCGGCACCAGCTGTGCAAGGAGCTGTTTGAGCTGTGCATCAGTGATCTTTTGTGTACTGGAGAGGCGACCCTGCTGGGCAAGTATGACAATCTGCTGCTCAACGGCGCGGGCAAAGTCAGGTTTTGTCAGCTTGATGGTGTTTAGGCGCTCACGTGCCTCTGGCTCGAGATACTGCATGAGCACCATCTGCATCTGCTGATCCATCTGAGCCTGTTTCTCCGCCTCATGGGCTTCAGCCTGCTGTTGCTGCTGCATCTGGGCCATGCGCCGTTGCCGGAGTTCCGCTAACTCGTCATCCTCCATGTACAGGTCACCTCAATACTTCCCGAGTTCCGGGGTGGTTGTGGCAGCTTCAGCTTTGAGCTGGTGAGCTGTATTATCCAGGAATGAACGGCCTGCCGGGGAGACCTGGCGGCCTCCGGGAACCTTCTCAAGAAGGCCCGCTGCTTCCAGCTGCTGGAAGATCTTCCGGGCAATCGATCCGCTCCCTTTTCTGAAGCGGGACTGGCGCGATCCCCGATTCTGGGGTCCGCCATAGACCGTTCTCATTCTCTCAACGCCAACCGGTCCGTCGACGTATACGCGGCGCAGCACTGCAGCTGCGCGGATATGCCACCAGTCGGTGTTTTCAGGTGGCATCTCCTTATGAACGCCCGTCTTTACAAACTCTGCCCATGAAGGAGCCTGGATCTCGGGTTTTTCCCTGAGTTCCAGAGCAATCTTCCGGATAAAGAGTTCGGCGGGGATATCAAATACTGTGGTCATTCACTACTCCTTACTGCTGTGGTTCACTAACAGTCTTTACGTATAGGGTGGATCAGCAGATATAAATTTCGAGGAAGGGAGTTCTTCACCCCTGCCTCCGCTTCTTTGCTATCACCATCATCCGGCCCCGGGTCTCTATCACCACGCCGCCGGTTCCGACAACAATTGCATCAGCGTCAACATCTGCATTCTTCAGCCATTTGATCTTGATAACCTCTTTCTTTTCGAGCTGGGATCGGATCTCGGCTGTAATCTCGGGCGTCACACCGTGCTTTCCCACCCAGATCGTTGGTTTCAGCGTCTGAATGGCTGACTTGTCATATCTATCCGGCATGTTGCTTCACCACCGGGTAGCGCCGTACCTGGCCACAGTGAAGACAGGTCACAATAACCCGCCTGCGCTGCACCCTGACCCGGGAGGTATGCCCCGGGACAAGAAGGGTGTTGCAGGAGCGGCAGAACTGTCTTCTCAGATGTTTTGGAAGTCGCAGCCGCTGTTTCATGGCGATCTTTCTGGCAAGCCCGATATACCGTTGTGCCTGCTCAGGGTTCCCGGATATACTGGCAGATGCAAGGGAGATGAGGATCCCAACCCGTTCACGGGCAATTTTTTTCCCATTCCGGAACCGTCTGGCATCCCTCATAGCCGGGAGCCCTCCGTCATGGATCCGGGCACCTGACCAGGTCCTGGTTTCTGATTCCTCAGAACCAGCCTCTCACGGAGGGTGATCTGATCAGAACAGAAGAGTGCCACTGCCTCTGGAAGCGCGATATGCTCCTCAGCAAGAATCCGTGCGCTCAGGCGCTCTTCATCATCATCATCCAGCACCAAAACACAGCGTTGCAGCACAATTGGGCCGGTATCTGTTCCTTCATCAACAAAATGAACCGTGCAGCCGGAGACCTTCACGCCATAGGCAAGTGCCTGTTTCTGGGCTGAAAGGCCTGGAAACGCAGGGAGCAGAGACGGGTGGATATTCATGATCATGCCCTTGTATTCCCTGATAATGGCTGATCCGAGGATCTTCATATACCCGGCAAGTACGATAAGATCGGGATCAAGCAGCCGGAGGGTCCGGAGCAGTTCCTCTTCATACTCTTCTTTTGCAGAAAACGATGAATAGTCAATGAGAGAGACCGGGATGCCGTGCTCTTCGGCGATATGCGCAGCCCCGGTCCCCTCCCGGTCCACGATCAGTCCGACGCACCGCCCGTGTATTGTACCGGATTCTATTTCAGAGAGGACGGCAAGGAAGTTTGATCCTCTCCCTGATGCCAGGCAAACGATGCGTTTCATGGTTCTTAGTATGGGTTGGTTCTCCCGATAATACTGATCAGTCCGTCAGCGGCCTCTCCAGGGTGAGCTTGACTTTCAGGATCTGCCTCCCCCGCATCTGGGTGACTGTAAGGCGGCCATTGATCTCTGGAATGGTTATCGACTCGCCGATATGCGGTATCCTGCCCAGACGGGCAAATACCAGCCCGCCGACGGTTTCATAATTATCCGGGTCCTGCGGGAGCGGGGCTTCCAGCACCTCGTTGACATCATCCACCCACGCCTGGGCATCAATGATATAGACCCCGTCCCGGAGATTCTGCACCTCTTCCTCCTCGATGTCAAACTCATCCAAAATATCCCCGACAAGCTCCTCCAGGATATCCTCGATCGAGACGACACCGGAAAATACTCCATATTCATCCAGGATGATTGCAAGATGTGTCTGTTTATATTGGAGTTCTTTCAGGAGATCATCGATTTTCTTGGATTCCGGAACAAACGAGACGTCATGAATGATGTCTTGTATCGGGATATCCGAATTTGTATTGTGCACTGCCCTGAAGACATCCTTGACATTGAGGAGCCCGATGA
It includes:
- the ftsY gene encoding signal recognition particle-docking protein FtsY; translation: MFEGLKTKLRDVRAKIGLSIEENIQAAPDSSPQDDPDTATAIEAPVASSHGETAGEAVTADSQAQPPAQKWASDADKKVEKAGFFKKFATLVTEREFILTEKDLEEPLFELEMILLESDVALPVTDAIISHMRSSLLGKHRKIRQDPAGLVNDTLRDALREVLGDGFDLPSYIRSQPRPVKILFTGVNGTGKTTTIAKVADFLKKEGFSVVIGAGDTYRAGAIEQISVHAERLGVRLIHHQEGADPSAVLYDTVEYARAHKADVVLADTAGRFHNRANLMSQLDKIRRVIQPDLILYVDEATAGNDAVVRAAEFERTVGADGVILTKADMDPKGGSAISIAYTIGKPLLFLGVGQEYADIVLFTPDLIINEIMGDDA
- the pfdA gene encoding prefoldin subunit alpha, giving the protein MANNTSARTPEQEFQTLQMYLNEYNQQIEAFSRQFQLIDNARMDMNTSIETLRGLAGTTDAVCLLPIGGGAAVRAKILDPDTCIVAIGADVSVEKTNEETVSYLTERIVEMEAQGKRLAETIQKLQAQAEEVGRRLEQLYQAGMGQSSGRS
- the rpl18a gene encoding 50S ribosomal protein L18Ae codes for the protein MELAEFEVRGTMKIGDAWKPYIKVIEAPNEAQARERIYTLMGSKHRLERRLIKIESVEKVNGE
- a CDS encoding translation initiation factor IF-6: MKHTLSLNGDPNIGVYCRAFEEFAVLPATVSDAFADAVTESLDVEIVRMSLQGSSIIGSLLTGNSRGMIASGLISREERGKLEEYGEVMLLEETMNAAGNCILVNDEFALVHPEMPARITDQIRDFLNVVVERMQVAGIPTVGMAAAATNKGVLLSPRATRQEIERVEALTSLPVGCGSVNMGSNLVGTGVLANSKGFVAGGTTTGFELGRMEDVFGLLR
- a CDS encoding 50S ribosomal protein L31e; this translates as MVEAEKEQIYIIPLRDTKRAPKWKRSKIAMKDIRKYLEKHMKSDDVKLDRSINEKVWERGGQKPPSKIRIRAMRFSDGQVQAELAGE
- a CDS encoding 50S ribosomal protein L39e, coding for MSKLTKGRKIRMAKATRQNRRVPSWVMIKTKRAVVSHPKRRNWRRSTLKV
- a CDS encoding DUF7411 family protein yields the protein MKAGLLYSGGKDSSLAAVLLSRDYSVELNTFVFDSHREVPQVAAAAEALGLPWRKQTFASGFIDEVIGILNRCGYPNEAINEIHRRSLCALAQEYEVVADGTRFLDRVPMLGPAEVQSFEDRLGVSYVRPLLGYGRREIDRLVGRMFTVIYGETSTIPNGDYEHEIRDEMTRRGIDWSGIFPVNHTQSLVTGNTIERSGW
- a CDS encoding DNA-binding protein, giving the protein MEDDELAELRQRRMAQMQQQQQAEAHEAEKQAQMDQQMQMVLMQYLEPEARERLNTIKLTKPDFARAVEQQIVILAQQGRLSSTQKITDAQLKQLLAQLVPQKKDFKIRRVG
- a CDS encoding 30S ribosomal protein S19e produces the protein MTTVFDIPAELFIRKIALELREKPEIQAPSWAEFVKTGVHKEMPPENTDWWHIRAAAVLRRVYVDGPVGVERMRTVYGGPQNRGSRQSRFRKGSGSIARKIFQQLEAAGLLEKVPGGRQVSPAGRSFLDNTAHQLKAEAATTTPELGKY
- a CDS encoding YhbY family RNA-binding protein → MPDRYDKSAIQTLKPTIWVGKHGVTPEITAEIRSQLEKKEVIKIKWLKNADVDADAIVVGTGGVVIETRGRMMVIAKKRRQG
- a CDS encoding ribonuclease P protein component 4; the encoded protein is MRDARRFRNGKKIARERVGILISLASASISGNPEQAQRYIGLARKIAMKQRLRLPKHLRRQFCRSCNTLLVPGHTSRVRVQRRRVIVTCLHCGQVRRYPVVKQHAG
- the purN gene encoding phosphoribosylglycinamide formyltransferase is translated as MKRIVCLASGRGSNFLAVLSEIESGTIHGRCVGLIVDREGTGAAHIAEEHGIPVSLIDYSSFSAKEEYEEELLRTLRLLDPDLIVLAGYMKILGSAIIREYKGMIMNIHPSLLPAFPGLSAQKQALAYGVKVSGCTVHFVDEGTDTGPIVLQRCVLVLDDDDEERLSARILAEEHIALPEAVALFCSDQITLRERLVLRNQKPGPGQVPGSMTEGSRL